A genomic region of candidate division TA06 bacterium contains the following coding sequences:
- a CDS encoding ArsR family transcriptional regulator, with the protein MEDLRRAFNALGNRRRLKILVSLLESGGATVGEIAQRHRIHITSPSRHLTKLESAGLLRTRQRAQYVYYSPDTSSKSSTIRTILDLIRNSPKRRIK; encoded by the coding sequence ATGGAAGATCTAAGAAGGGCTTTCAATGCCCTCGGAAATAGAAGGCGTCTCAAGATTCTCGTGTCACTTCTGGAATCAGGTGGGGCCACAGTCGGCGAGATCGCCCAAAGACACAGGATCCATATTACCAGCCCCTCCAGGCACCTGACGAAGCTTGAGTCCGCCGGCCTCCTAAGAACCCGGCAGCGCGCACAGTACGTCTACTATTCACCTGACACGTCCAGCAAGTCATCTACGATCCGAACCATCCTCGACCTGATCCGAAACTCACCCAAGCGCCGTATCAAATAA
- a CDS encoding DUF2321 domain-containing protein — MQKFQFDVAQICENGHVVNGFTKTSPERSKDFCDKCGAAAITTCPLCGGEIRGGLITSYTTTRRAPAFCIYCGKPYPWTQARIEAAHQLAGELDGISDEEKEKLTKSIDEIVKDSPSTTVAVTRFKKIVSKAGKPVAEAFKEILVDVASDTAKKVLWPQ; from the coding sequence ATGCAGAAGTTTCAATTTGACGTGGCTCAGATCTGTGAGAATGGTCATGTCGTCAATGGGTTTACCAAGACCTCGCCGGAGCGCAGCAAGGACTTCTGCGACAAGTGTGGAGCTGCTGCGATTACAACATGTCCGTTATGCGGAGGTGAGATACGCGGTGGACTGATCACATCTTATACTACTACAAGAAGGGCTCCTGCCTTCTGCATATATTGCGGGAAACCATATCCCTGGACTCAGGCGCGTATCGAGGCTGCCCACCAGCTTGCCGGAGAGCTAGATGGGATCTCTGATGAAGAGAAGGAAAAGCTGACAAAAAGCATAGATGAGATAGTGAAGGACAGTCCGTCGACCACGGTGGCAGTCACACGATTCAAGAAGATAGTGAGCAAAGCAGGTAAACCCGTTGCGGAGGCTTTCAAGGAGATTCTGGTCGATGTTGCAAGCGATACAGCAAAGAAAGTCTTATGGCCTCAGTAG